The sequence TCCTACGGCTTCGAGGACCGCTCGTACGAGCTGGTCTTTCTCCGAATCACTGGTGGTCGGGGACTCACCGGTGGTGCCGTTGACGATCAGGCCGTCATTGCCTGCGTCCACCAGGTGGGCGGCGAGCCGCTGGGCGCCGTCGAGGTCGAGAGCACCGTCCGCCGTGAAGGGCGTGACCATAGCGGTGAGGACCCGCCCGAAGGGGGTCTGCGGAGTGGAGATCGGAGCCATGGGTAACACGCTACTCGCTGCTCAGCGCGCGGGGTCCCCTCGGGGGACGGGGAAGTGGAGCCCGGCACTGCCTGCTCGGGGGTTCAAGCAGTGCCGGGTCCGTTTGATCAGCCTAGATGAACTTCTCGAAACGTCGCAATACGGACACCGCCTACGGGGCGACCCGTCCATTTTTGTTGAAGGCGGCATGAGTGAGCGGCATGAGCTGCTGCCAGTGGGTTTCCATCTGCTCACCGACCATCTCGATCTCGCGCTGCGGGAAGGACGGCACCTTCGCCAGCTCGTGCTGGGTGCGCAGACCGAGGAAGTGCATCAGCGAGCGCGCGTTGCAGGTGGCGTACATCGAGGAGAAGAGGCCGACGGGGAGGACCGCGCGGGCGACCTCGCGGGCCACGCCCTTCGCCAGCATCTCCTGGTAGGCCTCGTACGAGGCCCGGTAGGACTCCTCCATGGCGCGGGTCGTGACGTCGTACTGCTCCTCGGTGCCCTGGACGAACTCGTACTTGCCGGGGCGGCCCTGCTGGACCAGCTTGCGGGAGGTTCCCGGGACGTAGAAGACCGGCTCCAGCTCCCTGTAGCGACCCGATTCCTCGTTGTACGACCAGCCGACGCGGTGCCGCATGAACTCGCGGAACACGAAGATCGGGGCGCTGATGAAGAAGGTCATCGAGTTGTGCTCGAACGGGCTGCCGTGCCGGTCCCGCATGAGGTAGTTGATGAGCCCCTTGGAGCGCTCGGGGTCCTTGGTGACCTCTTCGAGCGACTGCTCGCCCGCGGTGGAGACCCGCGCGGCGAACAGAACGTCCGCGTCGCGCGCGTCGCTCTTCACCAGCTCGACGGTGACGTCACTGCGGAAGTGGGGCTTGGCGGGTTCGGGGGTGTCGGTCACCGACGGGGGTCCTTCCAGGGGCTTCGCTCGGGCGGCGACCACTTTACGGGGGTCGATCCGGTGCGTCCGCCGCGCATGCCCGGCGTGGTCCCGGGCAGCCGTTCGTGGAGTTCCCCCAACAAGTGCGGCGATTCGGGCACCGATTCGGGCTGTCGTACGTCTGACTCATTAGCAGCACCCGTCATGCAGATCAAGGAGAGTTTCCTCATGTTCCGCCGGCGTGAAGCCGTCCCGTTCTCGTTCGTCGCCGAGTCCGACCGGTTCCGCAGTAATGTCACTCCTCCGCCCGCCGCTCGCGCCACCGTTCCCGAGCTGCTGGGGCGGTCCCTCGTCGGGCTGACCGTGGTCGCCGGTCTCGTCGGCTCCCTGCTGCTGGGCCTCCCGGCGCTCGACTCCGGGCAGCCCGCGGGGCACGGCAAGCAGTCCACCGCGTCTCAGGGCCGCTGAGCCGGGGACGGCTGACTCGTACGGACCCCCTGGGGTGGTCGGGCCGGGGGCTGCCTCGGTAGCCTCACCGGGCACAGCAATCAAGCGTGCTGGTGAGTGAGGATGAGTCGTGCCCCTGCCCTTTCTGACGGCCGACCGCGCATTCGACGCGAGCGCGGAGGACGTCGCGCTGCCGTTCGACGACCA is a genomic window of Streptomyces sp. YPW6 containing:
- the thyX gene encoding FAD-dependent thymidylate synthase; amino-acid sequence: MTDTPEPAKPHFRSDVTVELVKSDARDADVLFAARVSTAGEQSLEEVTKDPERSKGLINYLMRDRHGSPFEHNSMTFFISAPIFVFREFMRHRVGWSYNEESGRYRELEPVFYVPGTSRKLVQQGRPGKYEFVQGTEEQYDVTTRAMEESYRASYEAYQEMLAKGVAREVARAVLPVGLFSSMYATCNARSLMHFLGLRTQHELAKVPSFPQREIEMVGEQMETHWQQLMPLTHAAFNKNGRVAP